One Glutamicibacter mishrai genomic window carries:
- the cydC gene encoding thiol reductant ABC exporter subunit CydC, producing the protein MPAPRFLPKDLITPRQFAVLTCFSVFKVLGLVLVAYALGTWIANMAASAENEPQLLYLAGAGALLRALAAWGLNAGARRMGLGAKERMRLQLLQTEASRPTIAPATQNPIPVVATLASHGLEKLDDYFTKFIPALIGAVAIPLLLGLYILQLDWVSAVILLLTVPLVPVFMALIGMHTQETLKETQSSLDRLANQLYELAQGLPALLGLGRARQQGNAIAQVGAKYRSATMANLKTVFMSSFWLELISTLSVAVLAVFIGVRLVHGSMELSAGLTILILAPELFSALREVGSAYHSADDGLAAYQRYQKITADVPSIALNVTTHKPAMHILEIEDLSVRYGEDEPIYQDFNLSLGAGERQVLATASGSGKTTLLTIIAEAQSSNNEFNPELVHGSIRTSGSMAMISQHPRFDAETGREQLDQDVPGADPELIAALAERLSMRQMLEHEIAEYSPGELRRLEVLRAVLRMHSDPNCTLLLADEPTAHLDDRNAAVVRQLLRELPEHCAVLVASHDPLLNNAPSNHAEARGQSKVPTPDPELDEDNPHRGTGAPEGEMSGHRFNPRSELLKRYRSAPKAIGWGTASVLCAVALAALSGWLIVEASYQPPILHLSVAFVMVRALGIGRAAFRYLEQLAIHDAVLEYAGNLREKIWNAMVADPARWGLFSRSSVVLRFLLAEVDELRDQLARVVFPPLSATVLWVLAIIALFLIQPEFGWTALVAGLMLAGPIRWLVQRIEGQHLVRQLGHRMSMNQSILGILRHKSALRINESLKPAIASMRRAEEENTKDARHHALGQGSASALAVLLSVLMAIVMTSVSESSASLTALAVLLSLALGDSASGALLAVQQGQALRQLTEQLERHGLASENRQGHEHAGTPSGAIAAVGFELEEVSLGYGQGPNVIDKLSARIPKNQWTAIVGPSGSGKSTLLTALLGALPARTGNLRVLDGEGKLHPLANAEANSVAWCPQEAHLFDSSIRRNLMLGVPEGEQRSDGALIEVLEHVGLSTWYGQQTQGLDTRIGSGGHNLSGGQRCKLAVARAILGGHQVVLLDEPTAHLGVDEAGELMASLRTALASRTVVLITHDEKLAGECDGRIDLGAAVGAGSK; encoded by the coding sequence ATGCCAGCCCCAAGATTCCTCCCCAAAGACCTGATCACGCCACGCCAATTCGCGGTACTGACGTGCTTTTCAGTGTTCAAGGTCTTGGGGCTGGTGCTTGTCGCCTACGCTCTGGGGACCTGGATTGCCAACATGGCCGCCAGCGCAGAAAACGAGCCACAGTTGTTGTACCTAGCAGGAGCCGGAGCCCTATTACGTGCTCTCGCTGCCTGGGGACTCAACGCTGGAGCCCGGCGCATGGGGTTGGGAGCCAAAGAACGCATGCGGCTGCAGCTGCTCCAAACCGAGGCATCACGTCCAACGATCGCTCCAGCCACTCAAAATCCGATTCCTGTGGTCGCCACCCTAGCCAGCCACGGACTTGAGAAGCTGGATGACTACTTCACGAAATTTATCCCTGCGCTGATCGGTGCCGTCGCTATTCCGCTACTCCTAGGCCTGTACATCCTGCAGCTGGATTGGGTCAGCGCGGTCATCCTGCTCCTGACCGTTCCCTTGGTGCCGGTGTTCATGGCCCTCATCGGAATGCATACGCAGGAGACACTGAAGGAAACGCAGTCATCGCTTGACCGGCTGGCCAACCAGCTCTATGAACTGGCTCAAGGCCTGCCGGCGCTTCTGGGACTTGGCCGGGCGCGTCAGCAGGGCAATGCCATCGCGCAAGTCGGCGCGAAATATCGTTCGGCCACCATGGCCAATCTGAAGACGGTTTTCATGTCGAGCTTCTGGCTGGAACTCATTTCGACTCTGTCAGTCGCGGTGCTGGCCGTCTTCATCGGGGTCAGGCTGGTCCATGGCTCCATGGAGCTGTCCGCGGGACTGACAATTCTCATCTTGGCGCCCGAGCTATTCTCCGCCCTTCGCGAGGTGGGATCGGCCTATCACTCGGCAGACGACGGTCTCGCAGCCTACCAGCGTTACCAGAAGATAACCGCTGACGTGCCAAGCATTGCCTTGAACGTAACCACCCACAAGCCGGCTATGCATATTCTGGAAATTGAGGATCTCAGTGTTCGCTACGGCGAGGACGAACCAATTTACCAGGACTTCAACCTCAGCCTGGGCGCGGGGGAACGGCAAGTCCTCGCAACCGCGAGCGGGTCGGGAAAGACAACCCTGCTAACGATCATTGCCGAAGCCCAGAGCAGCAATAACGAGTTTAATCCAGAGCTAGTCCACGGTAGTATCCGGACTTCCGGATCAATGGCCATGATCAGCCAGCATCCGCGATTTGATGCCGAGACCGGGCGGGAGCAACTAGACCAGGACGTGCCCGGGGCCGACCCCGAACTGATCGCAGCGCTGGCGGAGCGCCTTTCGATGCGACAAATGCTCGAACATGAGATAGCCGAATATTCGCCAGGCGAACTGCGTCGACTAGAGGTACTGCGTGCAGTGCTGCGCATGCACAGCGACCCCAACTGCACCCTGCTACTCGCGGATGAGCCAACAGCGCACCTGGATGACCGAAATGCCGCAGTTGTGCGCCAGCTGCTGCGCGAGCTCCCGGAACACTGCGCTGTGCTTGTCGCCAGCCATGACCCATTGCTCAACAACGCACCAAGCAACCACGCTGAGGCTCGGGGCCAATCGAAGGTGCCAACCCCGGATCCCGAGCTTGACGAGGATAATCCACACCGCGGGACAGGCGCACCTGAGGGTGAAATGAGCGGACACCGCTTCAACCCCCGAAGCGAATTGCTCAAGCGCTATCGCAGCGCGCCGAAAGCCATCGGGTGGGGGACCGCCAGCGTACTGTGCGCAGTCGCCTTGGCCGCGCTCAGCGGCTGGCTAATTGTCGAAGCCAGCTACCAGCCACCCATCCTCCACTTGAGCGTCGCATTCGTCATGGTGCGTGCGCTGGGCATCGGACGAGCTGCCTTCCGTTATCTTGAACAGCTGGCCATCCATGATGCAGTCCTCGAATACGCGGGAAACCTTCGCGAAAAAATATGGAATGCCATGGTTGCAGATCCAGCCCGCTGGGGCCTGTTCAGTCGATCCTCGGTAGTCCTGCGGTTCTTGCTGGCCGAAGTGGATGAACTACGCGATCAACTCGCACGAGTGGTCTTCCCGCCGCTGTCGGCAACCGTACTGTGGGTTCTGGCCATAATTGCCTTGTTCCTGATTCAGCCGGAATTCGGTTGGACCGCCCTGGTCGCAGGATTGATGCTTGCAGGACCCATCCGCTGGCTGGTCCAGCGCATCGAGGGGCAACATCTGGTGCGGCAGCTGGGCCATCGAATGTCCATGAACCAATCCATCCTCGGGATCCTGCGGCACAAATCCGCATTGCGAATCAACGAATCCCTGAAGCCGGCGATTGCGTCGATGCGCAGAGCAGAAGAAGAAAACACCAAGGATGCTCGTCACCACGCACTGGGCCAAGGCAGCGCCTCTGCGCTCGCCGTCCTGCTCAGCGTGCTCATGGCCATAGTGATGACCTCGGTATCCGAAAGTTCCGCTTCGTTGACCGCATTGGCGGTATTGCTCAGCCTGGCCTTGGGGGACAGCGCCAGTGGAGCCTTGCTGGCAGTGCAGCAGGGGCAAGCATTGAGGCAACTCACTGAACAACTCGAACGCCATGGCTTGGCCAGCGAGAACCGGCAAGGTCACGAACATGCCGGCACGCCGAGCGGGGCCATCGCAGCCGTTGGTTTTGAGCTGGAGGAAGTAAGCCTCGGATATGGGCAAGGTCCCAACGTCATCGACAAGCTGAGCGCAAGGATTCCGAAAAACCAGTGGACCGCCATCGTCGGCCCTTCCGGATCCGGAAAATCAACGCTGCTCACGGCTCTGCTCGGTGCCCTGCCAGCACGCACCGGCAATCTCCGAGTTCTCGATGGCGAGGGGAAACTTCACCCGCTAGCGAATGCCGAGGCGAATTCGGTGGCCTGGTGCCCACAGGAAGCCCACCTGTTTGATTCCTCGATACGCCGCAACCTCATGCTCGGCGTGCCCGAAGGCGAGCAACGCAGCGACGGAGCGCTGATCGAGGTTCTTGAGCACGTTGGCCTCTCAACCTGGTACGGACAGCAGACCCAGGGACTCGATACGAGAATCGGATCCGGAGGCCACAACCTCTCAGGCGGCCAACGCTGCAAGTTGGCAGTCGCCAGGGCGATTCTCGGCGGACATCAAGTGGTACTGCTCGATGAGCCCACAGCGCATCTGGGAGTAGATGAAGCTGGCGAGCTGATGGCGTCGCTGCGCACTGCGCTGGCTTCGCGCACCGTGGTGCTCATTACCCACGATGAGAAATTGGCGGGGGAGTGCGACGGGCGTATCGACCTGGGCGCTGCAGTAGGCGCTGGAAGCAAATAG
- the cydB gene encoding cytochrome d ubiquinol oxidase subunit II, with the protein MEWLPTLWFIVIAVLWCGYLFLEGFDLGVGMLIGLGRNTERRKRLLLNTIGPVWDGNEVWLLTAGGATFAAFPHWYASLFSALYIPLTIVLLALIFRAVAIEYRGKAVTAPTRKAWDLALGLGSLVAAFGVGAMLASTTIGLPLNENGDRIGGAFAWLTWHAVLGGVAVVAFCWIHALAFLRLKTDGPVREEAGKLVGRWLPVAVLPMMVWALWVIINNDSALSWVSLALSLAALVAAIIMGRAGKEGISFIALGIMLVAAVAAIFIAAFPVVLPSTLDPAFNLTVETASSTPYTLKLMSIVAAFGVPLVLAYQAWSYWVFRKRLREEHIPETHRVTSIVK; encoded by the coding sequence ATGGAATGGCTACCAACACTTTGGTTCATTGTCATCGCAGTACTCTGGTGCGGCTACCTCTTCTTGGAGGGCTTTGACCTTGGCGTAGGCATGCTCATTGGCCTCGGACGCAACACCGAAAGGCGCAAGCGGTTACTGCTGAACACCATTGGCCCGGTGTGGGACGGCAACGAAGTATGGTTGCTGACCGCTGGCGGCGCAACCTTCGCCGCCTTCCCGCATTGGTACGCTTCGCTCTTCTCAGCGCTCTACATCCCACTGACCATCGTGCTGCTCGCGTTGATCTTCCGAGCGGTAGCAATCGAATACCGGGGCAAAGCAGTCACCGCGCCCACTCGAAAAGCTTGGGACCTGGCTCTCGGCCTAGGCTCTCTGGTCGCCGCCTTTGGCGTAGGAGCCATGCTGGCATCGACAACCATTGGCCTGCCGCTGAATGAGAACGGCGACCGCATTGGTGGCGCCTTCGCCTGGCTTACCTGGCACGCAGTACTAGGCGGAGTAGCAGTGGTGGCATTCTGCTGGATCCACGCGCTCGCCTTCCTGCGGCTGAAGACCGATGGGCCCGTCCGTGAAGAAGCAGGGAAACTCGTCGGCCGATGGTTGCCGGTGGCCGTACTGCCGATGATGGTCTGGGCCCTCTGGGTGATCATCAACAACGATTCGGCACTGTCCTGGGTGAGCCTGGCACTTTCGCTGGCAGCACTGGTCGCAGCAATCATTATGGGCAGAGCCGGAAAAGAGGGAATCTCCTTCATCGCTCTGGGAATCATGCTCGTCGCAGCGGTCGCAGCCATTTTCATCGCTGCTTTCCCCGTGGTTTTGCCCTCGACACTCGATCCTGCCTTCAACCTGACAGTTGAAACGGCTTCCAGCACTCCATACACGCTGAAACTCATGAGCATCGTGGCTGCCTTTGGTGTTCCATTGGTGCTGGCCTACCAAGCGTGGAGCTACTGGGTATTTCGCAAGCGGCTGCGCGAGGAGCACATTCCCGAAACCCATCGCGTGACATCAATCGTCAAGTAA
- a CDS encoding cytochrome ubiquinol oxidase subunit I has protein sequence MDALEIARWQFGITTVYHFLMVPLTIGLGLTVAVLQTIWHRTGNEHWLRMTKFWGKLFLINFIMGVATGIVQEFQFGMAWSEYSRYVGDVFGAPLAMEALLAFFVESTFLGLWIFGWKKLPKRLHLATIWCASLATMLSAYFILVANSWMQHPVGTKIVDGRAVMTDAWAVFTNNTALITFPHTLFGAFAVAGGFLLGISWFHLYRRRKEGIDTVDADGRVIIGEDLSRGKNRDKTDYHVWIKSLRIGASIAVVAFLGVALTGHEQAKLMFEQQPMKMASAEAACHDGTGFSVLSLGDITANGSTNCDDVVAVFEVPGILSFLANGNFTTEIKGVNTLIPEYQEKYGKYYPQDESFGPYAGQEIDYLPVMEVTYWGFRLMITFGGLSAVAAAIALWITRKGTVPDNKWISRLAVLGIAAPFGANATGWIFTEMGRQPFTVAPNPQMGGVDQVFMYTAASVSPTVSAGELLFSLIALTSIYAVLLVVELVLLFRYVRGGVASAMPELESEHQPHDTSTRQPDDNDDDDVLAFAY, from the coding sequence ATGGATGCACTAGAAATTGCCCGCTGGCAGTTCGGCATAACCACGGTTTATCACTTCCTAATGGTCCCGCTGACCATCGGGCTGGGACTAACAGTTGCTGTGTTGCAAACCATTTGGCATCGCACGGGTAACGAGCACTGGCTGCGCATGACGAAATTCTGGGGCAAGCTCTTCCTGATCAACTTCATCATGGGCGTCGCTACTGGCATCGTTCAGGAATTCCAGTTCGGCATGGCCTGGAGTGAATACAGCCGCTACGTTGGCGACGTTTTCGGAGCACCTCTGGCGATGGAAGCTCTGCTCGCATTCTTCGTAGAGTCCACCTTCCTAGGACTGTGGATCTTCGGCTGGAAGAAATTGCCAAAACGACTGCACTTGGCAACCATTTGGTGCGCGTCTCTGGCCACAATGCTCTCGGCGTACTTCATTCTCGTCGCTAATTCCTGGATGCAGCACCCAGTAGGAACCAAGATCGTTGATGGACGCGCCGTGATGACCGACGCATGGGCTGTCTTCACCAACAACACGGCGCTGATCACGTTCCCGCACACGCTCTTCGGGGCTTTTGCCGTAGCCGGCGGATTCCTATTGGGTATCTCATGGTTCCACCTTTATCGCCGGCGCAAAGAAGGCATTGACACCGTAGATGCTGACGGTCGCGTGATCATCGGCGAGGATTTGAGCCGAGGCAAGAACCGAGACAAAACGGATTACCACGTATGGATCAAATCCCTTCGAATCGGTGCAAGCATTGCCGTCGTCGCCTTCCTCGGCGTAGCTCTCACTGGCCACGAGCAAGCCAAGCTCATGTTCGAACAGCAACCCATGAAAATGGCCTCGGCGGAAGCTGCCTGCCATGATGGAACCGGCTTCTCGGTGCTGTCGCTGGGCGACATCACGGCCAATGGATCCACCAACTGCGATGACGTAGTTGCCGTATTCGAAGTTCCGGGAATTCTTTCCTTCCTAGCCAACGGAAACTTCACAACGGAAATCAAGGGCGTCAACACGCTGATTCCCGAATACCAGGAAAAGTACGGAAAGTACTATCCGCAAGATGAATCCTTCGGCCCCTACGCCGGCCAAGAAATCGACTACCTGCCGGTCATGGAAGTGACCTACTGGGGATTCCGTCTGATGATCACCTTCGGTGGGCTCTCTGCAGTTGCCGCGGCCATTGCATTGTGGATTACCCGCAAGGGAACCGTTCCGGATAACAAGTGGATCTCGCGTCTCGCTGTACTAGGAATCGCAGCGCCGTTCGGTGCCAACGCCACCGGCTGGATCTTCACTGAAATGGGTCGCCAGCCCTTCACCGTAGCTCCCAACCCTCAAATGGGCGGGGTGGACCAGGTATTCATGTACACCGCGGCCTCTGTCTCACCCACGGTGAGCGCGGGGGAGCTCCTATTCTCGCTGATTGCTCTGACTTCCATTTACGCAGTACTGCTCGTCGTAGAACTGGTGCTCTTGTTCCGCTATGTCCGCGGAGGCGTGGCCTCGGCAATGCCGGAACTTGAATCCGAGCATCAGCCCCACGACACGAGCACAAGACAACCCGATGACAACGACGACGATGACGTCTTGGCGTTCGCCTACTAG
- a CDS encoding BlaI/MecI/CopY family transcriptional regulator produces the protein MASLGDLERSVMDLLWDSAEPLTANDLRDDLAALGTDAKELAVTTVLTVLARLEKKGLVERERSSRPHRYAASSSREDHTVGLLNEALGTAQDREAVLARFIGGISADEAASLRAILDSVKSA, from the coding sequence GTGGCCAGCCTTGGCGATCTGGAACGTTCCGTCATGGATCTGCTGTGGGATTCCGCAGAACCGCTCACCGCGAATGACCTTCGCGATGATCTCGCGGCACTTGGCACCGATGCGAAAGAACTCGCAGTAACCACGGTGCTGACCGTGCTTGCACGCCTGGAAAAGAAGGGGCTAGTTGAGCGCGAACGCTCAAGCCGCCCTCATCGCTACGCCGCTTCCTCCTCGCGCGAGGACCACACCGTGGGTCTTCTCAATGAGGCGCTGGGCACAGCCCAGGACCGCGAAGCAGTTCTCGCTCGATTCATCGGCGGCATTTCAGCAGATGAAGCAGCTTCCCTGCGTGCTATCTTGGACTCTGTAAAGTCCGCATAA
- a CDS encoding M56 family metallopeptidase — protein sequence MLLTSYFLAALAIALAWPTPLALSKAKWTTRAPVQAVLLWQAIALGGGLSMIGSMLVWGLTPLGDDLISALHGGWRLLTGDPTVRYPGVVHLFALSTALLFGFHLVLTLIRAAWRTSRQRAKHRQLLRLLSNPSQTRPNTLVIDHDMPVAYCVPGISQSVTVLSRGLITQLTAEEQQAVISHERSHLDQRHDLLILAFTAWNEALPWLPTSKLSLEAVRQLIEMLADDKALERVNRQTLLKAIITVATAAADFDEISPKPNSSNAELVGMPGGEVSSRRLQRLLTPVAPLRRGPRYLVLACTILLLVCPTVLLIAPRLLTW from the coding sequence GTGCTTCTCACCTCATACTTCCTAGCGGCGTTGGCCATCGCATTAGCGTGGCCGACGCCGTTGGCCTTATCTAAAGCCAAATGGACCACTCGCGCGCCGGTCCAAGCTGTTCTCCTCTGGCAAGCCATCGCACTCGGCGGTGGCCTATCCATGATTGGATCCATGCTGGTTTGGGGACTGACACCGCTTGGCGATGATCTCATCTCAGCCTTGCACGGTGGTTGGCGGCTGCTCACCGGCGACCCGACCGTCCGCTATCCAGGCGTCGTCCACCTCTTCGCCCTGAGCACGGCACTGCTCTTCGGATTCCATTTGGTTCTAACCCTGATACGCGCTGCCTGGCGAACCTCGAGGCAACGGGCTAAACATAGGCAGCTGCTTCGGCTGCTCAGTAACCCATCACAAACGCGCCCGAACACTCTCGTCATTGACCACGATATGCCCGTCGCATATTGCGTCCCCGGAATCTCCCAATCAGTGACTGTTCTTTCTCGAGGGTTGATCACCCAGCTCACTGCCGAGGAACAACAGGCAGTGATTTCTCACGAACGATCGCATCTGGATCAACGCCATGATCTGTTGATCCTGGCGTTCACTGCCTGGAATGAAGCGCTGCCGTGGTTGCCCACGTCAAAGCTGTCACTTGAAGCAGTGCGGCAGCTGATTGAAATGCTCGCCGACGATAAAGCCCTAGAGCGCGTGAACCGCCAAACGCTGTTGAAAGCCATAATTACTGTCGCCACCGCGGCCGCGGACTTCGACGAAATATCCCCCAAGCCGAACTCATCGAATGCCGAATTAGTAGGCATGCCTGGCGGAGAAGTTTCATCCCGGCGCCTCCAACGGCTTTTGACCCCGGTTGCCCCGTTGAGGCGCGGGCCGCGCTACCTCGTCCTGGCCTGCACCATCTTATTGCTGGTTTGCCCGACCGTGCTTTTAATTGCTCCTCGTCTGCTGACCTGGTGA